Proteins found in one Candidatus Edwardsbacteria bacterium genomic segment:
- a CDS encoding 4Fe-4S binding protein has translation MARSITGGWHWPAKMFCYKKPIENPDRPDFLTIPLWHGGKASVFPGDWVHAYDAIGYDSKGLPVYAPLAGQVERIEDFPDLVARPRNFDFPRLTVHLQVSQAQHQPKVVLEAFPRFWERTRGDLGHRIWEAGIRDLQEPPDTDLLIFNGLSLEPPVSGNIRLLKEAPEKLIEGMRILMQLHRSVRGRVVISSDMPDLIERMKVLLTSAVNLSVEVVEPKYPQGHAGLLQDNFPGSQSSRVYGLEEVWNIRQAVIEGWPMTTKLCTVWDQTSGQSANVRLPLGTTLEQVFKRDLSRYRNIKLILGGLMTGQSYYSPKMPVTPDTDGVIMMKDDISWEDSLCINCGECSNICPRNLSPQCLYAAVGDGRTEKYSALGLEKCLECGLCSFVCPSRLHLLHQIKVGKSMGKANFEPFA, from the coding sequence ATGGCCAGATCCATCACCGGCGGCTGGCATTGGCCGGCCAAAATGTTCTGCTATAAAAAGCCCATAGAAAATCCCGACCGGCCGGATTTTCTGACCATCCCCCTGTGGCACGGAGGCAAGGCCTCGGTCTTTCCCGGTGACTGGGTCCATGCCTACGACGCCATCGGCTATGATTCGAAGGGCCTTCCGGTATATGCCCCGCTGGCCGGGCAGGTGGAGAGGATCGAGGACTTTCCCGACCTGGTGGCCCGGCCCAGGAATTTTGATTTCCCCCGGCTGACCGTTCATCTTCAGGTGTCCCAGGCCCAGCACCAGCCGAAAGTTGTGCTGGAGGCCTTTCCCCGGTTCTGGGAGAGGACCCGGGGCGATCTGGGCCACCGGATATGGGAGGCCGGGATCAGGGACCTGCAGGAGCCGCCGGATACGGACCTGCTGATATTCAACGGCCTGAGCCTGGAGCCGCCGGTATCCGGCAACATCCGCCTGCTGAAAGAGGCCCCGGAGAAGCTGATAGAGGGGATGCGGATATTGATGCAGCTCCACCGTTCGGTGCGGGGGCGGGTGGTCATTTCATCCGACATGCCGGACCTGATAGAACGGATGAAGGTGCTGTTGACCAGCGCGGTGAACCTTTCGGTGGAAGTCGTGGAGCCCAAATATCCCCAGGGCCATGCCGGCCTGCTGCAGGATAATTTCCCGGGATCCCAGAGCTCCAGGGTCTACGGTCTGGAGGAGGTGTGGAACATCCGGCAGGCGGTGATCGAGGGATGGCCGATGACCACCAAGCTGTGCACCGTCTGGGACCAGACCTCCGGGCAGTCGGCCAATGTCCGGCTGCCGCTGGGAACTACCCTGGAGCAGGTGTTCAAGCGCGACCTGTCGCGCTACCGGAACATCAAGCTGATCCTGGGCGGGCTGATGACCGGCCAGAGCTATTACAGCCCGAAGATGCCGGTGACCCCGGACACCGACGGGGTGATCATGATGAAGGACGACATTTCCTGGGAGGACAGCCTGTGCATCAACTGCGGTGAATGCTCCAACATCTGCCCCCGGAACTTGAGCCCCCAATGCCTGTATGCCGCGGTGGGTGATGGCCGGACGGAAAAATATTCCGCCCTGGGCCTGGAAAAATGCCTGGAGTGCGGACTGTGCAGCTTCGTCTGCCCGTCGCGGCTGCATCTGCTGCACCAGATCAAGGTGGGCAAGTCGATGGGGAAGGCAAACTTTGAGCCTTTTGCATGA
- a CDS encoding GspH/FimT family pseudopilin: MNRKGFTLIELMVVILIIGIAAGFSVPNLIGSLPLARLNNSADDLKGQLMVAKSKAISGGVPYIAIFTQNGTSFQVVKDLNSNETVDSGEPTVSIAFTRDITSDSIPAGNPSVIIFSPRGDASTSGGVRLTNTRNAKIRIHVVPSGSIIKQK; encoded by the coding sequence ATGAATAGAAAAGGCTTTACATTAATCGAACTAATGGTGGTAATTTTGATAATTGGCATTGCTGCCGGATTTTCGGTGCCCAATCTAATTGGCTCATTACCCCTTGCCCGACTTAACAATTCTGCAGATGATCTAAAGGGTCAGCTAATGGTAGCCAAATCGAAGGCCATAAGCGGGGGTGTGCCCTATATTGCGATATTTACCCAAAATGGCACCAGTTTTCAGGTAGTTAAGGATTTAAATAGCAACGAAACTGTCGATTCCGGAGAACCTACCGTATCAATTGCTTTCACCAGAGATATAACAAGCGACTCTATCCCCGCCGGCAATCCTTCGGTAATAATATTTTCTCCCAGGGGTGACGCCTCAACTTCCGGGGGGGTGCGGCTGACTAATACCCGCAACGCAAAGATCAGAATTCATGTTGTTCCGTCCGGCTCTATAATAAAGCAAAAATAG
- a CDS encoding prepilin-type N-terminal cleavage/methylation domain-containing protein produces MSHKNKIRGFTLIETMIALVMFSFIVAAVIQIFISSQKTKRDTELVTEAQQTARILLDMIAEDVRSAGYGANSIAGHTPIGYAGPYDLMINANFAPYPDNPDSHGTPLAINPTALPLPGNGLYAGSVYSDGAETIRYSFDSNNDGLVTVDDRGDDLEERLTPNTNLYCLARQVFGYNPTTTSNGGTVLPVGLVRVSTSSGVVPMFTYYYYDQTVTRDRLWGDANGDSVLTGAELTSVGPITSATILKNITKVGINVQAQTSRPNSKGAYVEVSLNTIITITRNKPIIDGKTIFGRVAVDANHNNQVDLGEAGVDSVKVELSDGQVQYTTGGGNYSFSVAPKIIQIKVTLPEIVCGATAGYKPVGVLDTIVDATSANIEKNFPVETYVPGFLRGHVYEDLNNSGGFDDGEGILGAAVNLVNSAKVVYSDATGLYCAAVEPRTTDVVCSPPDVIYVPVTPSAGDTTITITAGSYTDVDFRYRQAGQAFIGGKVFKDANPLKTFEGEPGIGGVIITAYTMDDMIPVGQDTTDDNGDFLFMVPENDASNMYFVEETDSAGWISTTPNFKYIGLIAEGDTIDTLHFGDIKLQAITINAVNVMCMTVNDFYEYEGGLTTHLYDEDIVLGTMYNATGNILGWFDKCNDGAVTDINNLFSTNADYTRTTNILANISAMASDTMNRRVTTNNSGSSGTITDPNYKNSRTRKDLVIGLDNTGVSTPSYNLVVWPTIDEDSSTGKWGQAQYPSVLDLKYNSTPKYYLMAQDANYVVNSIALGDFGGDGFPDIVAGFSTAQGANSGGFNLWLNKQIATSKNKVGLEIRDFRDTCQWTPALNLGAVKAVASCYRLFGTYTDLVVGTRTSDGAGRIIVYQGNFAFPWFTQYDVYDPEGEVVSLKTIDINNDGLKDIVSAVKTADGKGKLQVWLQGTDQRFGQLVLSTRYPNYWIILSQGEPTSMATDFMKWSSSIYPHIVVGIKSGSYSGMTLLFDCFGGVLVNNGNDISEGMFNGEVAAVTIGDFNQDGVRDVAIAEKKSATEGHLVIFFPDVN; encoded by the coding sequence ATGTCGCATAAGAATAAGATCAGAGGCTTCACTTTGATCGAAACCATGATAGCATTGGTAATGTTTTCTTTCATTGTTGCGGCCGTTATTCAGATATTCATCAGCAGTCAAAAGACAAAAAGGGACACTGAACTTGTTACCGAGGCCCAGCAAACTGCCAGGATTCTGCTCGATATGATTGCCGAGGATGTCCGTTCGGCCGGATATGGCGCCAATTCGATCGCCGGGCACACCCCTATTGGTTATGCCGGCCCTTATGACCTGATGATCAATGCCAATTTTGCGCCCTATCCCGATAACCCCGACAGCCACGGCACTCCACTGGCAATAAATCCCACTGCGCTACCCTTGCCGGGCAACGGACTGTATGCCGGCTCGGTGTACAGCGATGGCGCCGAGACCATAAGGTATTCTTTTGACTCTAACAATGATGGTCTTGTGACCGTCGATGATCGGGGGGATGATCTTGAGGAAAGGCTAACACCCAATACAAATTTGTATTGCCTGGCCCGCCAGGTGTTCGGCTATAATCCAACCACCACATCAAACGGAGGGACCGTGCTCCCGGTGGGATTGGTCAGGGTCAGCACTTCCAGCGGCGTGGTCCCGATGTTCACCTACTATTATTACGACCAGACCGTTACAAGGGACCGGCTGTGGGGGGATGCCAATGGGGACAGCGTACTGACCGGCGCCGAACTTACCAGCGTTGGTCCTATTACCAGCGCCACTATATTGAAAAACATCACCAAGGTCGGCATCAATGTCCAAGCACAAACCAGCCGGCCCAACAGCAAAGGGGCATATGTTGAGGTCAGCCTCAATACTATAATTACCATAACCAGGAACAAGCCGATAATCGACGGCAAGACGATTTTCGGCCGAGTGGCGGTGGATGCCAATCATAACAACCAGGTCGATCTTGGCGAAGCCGGGGTGGATAGTGTAAAAGTAGAACTAAGCGACGGCCAGGTCCAGTATACTACCGGCGGCGGCAATTACTCATTCAGCGTGGCACCCAAGATCATCCAGATCAAGGTGACTTTGCCGGAGATCGTTTGCGGCGCCACGGCCGGCTATAAACCCGTAGGGGTATTGGATACCATAGTGGACGCCACCAGCGCGAATATCGAGAAAAATTTCCCGGTTGAGACTTATGTGCCGGGCTTTTTGCGGGGCCACGTTTACGAGGACCTGAATAACAGCGGGGGGTTCGACGATGGCGAGGGAATACTGGGGGCCGCCGTCAATCTGGTCAACTCGGCCAAAGTGGTATATTCCGACGCCACCGGCCTGTATTGCGCGGCGGTGGAGCCCCGGACCACCGATGTGGTGTGTTCCCCCCCCGATGTGATATACGTCCCTGTCACCCCCAGCGCCGGCGACACCACCATCACCATCACCGCCGGCAGCTACACCGATGTTGACTTCAGATATCGGCAGGCCGGGCAGGCCTTCATCGGCGGGAAAGTGTTCAAGGACGCCAACCCGCTTAAAACCTTTGAGGGCGAGCCGGGCATAGGTGGTGTGATAATTACTGCTTATACCATGGATGATATGATCCCGGTAGGGCAGGATACCACCGACGACAACGGCGATTTCCTGTTCATGGTCCCTGAGAACGACGCCTCAAATATGTATTTTGTGGAGGAGACAGATTCCGCCGGATGGATATCCACCACCCCAAATTTCAAGTATATCGGCCTGATCGCCGAAGGCGACACCATAGACACCCTGCATTTTGGAGACATCAAACTTCAGGCCATTACCATCAACGCGGTAAATGTGATGTGTATGACGGTGAACGATTTTTATGAATACGAAGGCGGCCTGACCACCCATCTCTATGACGAAGACATCGTTCTGGGCACCATGTACAACGCCACCGGAAACATTTTGGGCTGGTTCGATAAATGCAACGATGGTGCGGTCACCGATATCAATAATTTGTTCTCCACCAATGCCGATTACACCCGGACCACCAATATCCTGGCCAATATCAGCGCCATGGCCAGCGACACCATGAATCGCAGGGTAACGACCAATAATTCCGGATCCAGCGGAACCATTACCGACCCCAATTATAAAAATTCCCGCACCCGAAAGGATCTGGTGATCGGGCTGGATAATACCGGGGTAAGCACACCCTCCTATAACCTGGTGGTCTGGCCCACCATAGACGAGGACTCCTCTACCGGCAAATGGGGGCAGGCCCAGTATCCCAGCGTATTGGACCTAAAATACAACAGCACGCCCAAATATTATTTAATGGCTCAGGACGCCAATTACGTGGTCAACAGCATCGCCTTGGGCGACTTCGGAGGCGACGGGTTCCCGGATATAGTGGCGGGCTTCAGCACTGCCCAGGGGGCCAACAGCGGCGGCTTTAACCTGTGGCTCAACAAACAGATCGCGACCTCAAAGAACAAGGTGGGGCTGGAGATACGTGATTTCAGGGACACCTGCCAATGGACGCCGGCATTGAATTTGGGTGCGGTAAAGGCGGTAGCCTCCTGTTATCGGCTTTTCGGAACCTATACCGACCTGGTGGTCGGCACCCGGACCAGCGACGGAGCGGGCCGGATAATAGTATACCAGGGCAATTTCGCCTTCCCCTGGTTCACCCAATACGATGTCTATGATCCAGAGGGAGAGGTGGTGTCGCTGAAGACGATAGATATAAATAACGACGGGCTGAAGGATATCGTTTCGGCGGTCAAAACCGCCGACGGCAAGGGCAAACTGCAGGTCTGGCTGCAGGGGACCGATCAAAGATTCGGGCAGCTGGTCTTATCCACCAGGTATCCCAACTACTGGATTATTTTGAGCCAGGGCGAGCCCACCTCCATGGCGACCGATTTCATGAAATGGTCCAGCAGCATCTATCCCCACATCGTGGTCGGCATAAAATCCGGCAGTTATTCTGGGATGACCCTGCTGTTCGATTGCTTCGGAGGGGTGCTGGTGAACAATGGGAACGACATCTCCGAGGGGATGTTCAACGGCGAGGTGGCGGCCGTCACCATAGGCGATTTTAACCAGGATGGCGTCAGGGACGTGGCCATAGCCGAAAAGAAATCGGCCACCGAGGGCCACTTGGTCATCTTTTTCCCGGATGTAAACTAA
- a CDS encoding hemolysin III family protein, which produces MTAVRDSDADSVERYSPGEETTNAILHGVGLGLAIAALAVLVVLASLSGNAWYIVSFSIYGATLVLLYLSSTLYHGFYAGRAKQLFRIFDHSAIFLLIAGTYTPIALITLHGRLGWTVFDVVWGIAVLGIVGKAFWTHKFVFMSTLLYIAMGWLVVVVIKPVLENLNTVSLVFLGVGGLFYTLGTVFYLWRRLKYHHAVWHLFVLAGSICHFFTILFLLPK; this is translated from the coding sequence ATGACTGCGGTGCGTGACTCCGATGCCGATTCGGTGGAGCGTTACTCCCCGGGCGAGGAGACCACCAACGCCATCCTGCACGGGGTGGGACTGGGGCTGGCCATTGCGGCCCTAGCGGTGCTGGTGGTGCTGGCCAGTCTGTCCGGGAACGCCTGGTACATCGTCAGCTTCAGCATCTACGGGGCGACGTTGGTGTTGCTGTATCTGTCGTCCACCCTGTACCACGGTTTTTACGCCGGGCGGGCCAAGCAGTTGTTCCGGATCTTCGACCACTCGGCCATATTCCTTCTGATAGCCGGAACCTACACCCCGATCGCGTTGATCACCCTGCACGGCCGGCTGGGTTGGACCGTGTTCGACGTGGTGTGGGGCATCGCTGTTCTGGGCATAGTGGGCAAGGCCTTCTGGACCCACAAATTCGTGTTCATGTCCACCTTGCTGTACATTGCCATGGGATGGCTGGTGGTGGTGGTGATAAAACCGGTGCTGGAGAATCTGAACACGGTCAGCCTGGTGTTCCTGGGGGTGGGAGGGCTGTTCTACACGCTGGGGACGGTTTTCTACCTGTGGCGCAGATTGAAATACCACCACGCGGTCTGGCACCTGTTCGTGCTGGCCGGGAGCATCTGCCACTTTTTTACCATACTGTTTTTGCTGCCCAAATAG
- the recA gene encoding recombinase RecA encodes MAEGEKAKALDLAVSQIEKQFGKGAIMKWGSRDAGVNVEVIPTGSISLDYALGVGGVPRGRVVEIYGPEASGKTTLALSIVAQAQKKGGTAAYIDAEHALDSKYARALGVDVDNLLISQPDTGEDALEITETLVRSNAMDVIVIDSVAALVPKAEIEGDMGDSHMGLQARLMSQALRKLTAVANRSKTCIVFINQIRMKIGVMFGNPETTPGGLALKFHASVRMDIRRIETIKQGEQMIGNRVRVKVVKNKMAPPFRTTEFEIIFGEGISYVGDLMDLAVENNIIEKAGAWFSYKGERLGQGRDNIKAMLKQNPDLLEKIEIDLKAKLDPPAGQKAEGQEPEKEEKEEPKKRGRK; translated from the coding sequence ATGGCGGAGGGTGAAAAAGCAAAAGCCTTGGATCTGGCGGTATCGCAGATCGAAAAACAATTCGGCAAGGGTGCCATCATGAAATGGGGCAGCCGCGATGCCGGGGTCAACGTGGAGGTGATACCCACCGGCTCCATATCGCTGGACTATGCCCTGGGGGTGGGCGGGGTGCCCCGCGGCAGGGTGGTGGAGATCTACGGCCCCGAGGCCTCGGGCAAGACCACCCTGGCCCTGTCGATAGTGGCCCAGGCCCAGAAGAAGGGCGGCACCGCCGCCTATATCGACGCCGAGCATGCCCTGGATTCCAAATACGCCCGGGCCCTGGGGGTGGACGTGGACAACCTGCTGATCTCCCAGCCCGACACCGGCGAGGACGCCCTGGAGATCACCGAGACCCTGGTCCGCAGCAACGCCATGGACGTGATCGTGATCGATTCGGTGGCGGCCCTGGTGCCCAAGGCCGAGATCGAGGGCGACATGGGCGATTCCCACATGGGCCTGCAGGCCCGGCTGATGTCCCAGGCCCTGCGCAAGCTGACGGCAGTGGCCAACCGCTCCAAGACCTGCATCGTGTTCATCAACCAGATCCGGATGAAGATCGGGGTGATGTTCGGTAACCCCGAGACCACCCCGGGCGGCCTGGCCTTAAAATTCCACGCCTCGGTGCGGATGGACATCCGCCGGATAGAGACCATCAAGCAGGGCGAGCAGATGATCGGCAACCGGGTGCGGGTCAAGGTGGTCAAGAACAAGATGGCCCCGCCCTTCCGGACCACCGAGTTCGAGATCATCTTCGGCGAGGGCATCTCCTATGTCGGCGACCTGATGGACCTGGCGGTGGAGAACAACATCATCGAGAAGGCCGGGGCCTGGTTCTCCTACAAGGGCGAGCGGCTGGGCCAGGGCCGGGACAACATCAAGGCCATGCTCAAGCAGAATCCCGACCTGCTGGAGAAGATAGAGATCGACCTCAAGGCCAAGCTCGATCCGCCGGCCGGGCAGAAGGCGGAGGGCCAGGAGCCGGAGAAAGAGGAGAAGGAAGAGCCCAAGAAACGGGGGCGGAAATAA
- a CDS encoding pilus assembly PilX N-terminal domain-containing protein, with the protein MLSALKKEKGIALVIAMMLLLVMSVMVAGFMLTITTEQKLGGNQNTYTSALNAAEAGISELSARLSLTGSSPYYIGEGDVVHPDWQARIVNNTSIPTAPANSNIDYYSSLQASLNDTLQLPYTVSTVNTADSVYVLTARYKTEINGTDTTIYYYNHATGERIAVASPYGAPNDKSTPIWVIRSTGIRGNVRRSLEVEVSKILFDCNVKASLQTNADIFFRGRGGVCGHNHPVSLWHSTGQPDAGASLTGGGGLPYCHSPRGLYELCNPPSVTDDDAGCLPGIATSPGATLKGPQGGAVSNGEPPTAGNVTYQPIWNMLGFADSISMKTAYGFLPAITDPTTVSPTDFQGKALEFDCDVDISALNLTANPSGIWWLKKGFKAAGGNNVYFKGIFVVEGGMHISGQFWVLGAMVCNGDIVLGNPSGGPNPVNLTGQIDVLYSSEAIQDVLSQTSSSAGLKQLSWREVNIH; encoded by the coding sequence ATGCTTAGCGCACTAAAAAAAGAAAAAGGCATAGCCCTGGTGATCGCCATGATGTTGCTGCTGGTGATGTCGGTAATGGTGGCCGGGTTCATGCTGACCATCACCACCGAGCAGAAACTGGGCGGCAACCAGAACACCTATACTTCGGCGCTCAATGCCGCCGAAGCAGGCATCAGCGAGCTTTCGGCCCGGCTGAGCCTTACCGGATCCAGCCCCTATTACATCGGAGAGGGCGACGTGGTCCATCCCGACTGGCAGGCCCGGATAGTGAACAACACCAGCATTCCCACGGCGCCGGCCAACTCCAACATCGACTATTATTCCTCCCTGCAGGCCTCGCTGAACGACACCCTTCAGCTGCCCTATACCGTCAGCACGGTAAACACCGCCGATTCGGTTTATGTCCTGACCGCGCGTTACAAGACCGAGATCAACGGCACGGACACCACGATCTATTACTACAACCACGCCACCGGGGAACGGATTGCGGTCGCCTCTCCCTACGGGGCGCCCAACGACAAATCAACCCCCATCTGGGTCATCAGGTCCACCGGTATCAGGGGGAATGTGCGCCGCAGTCTGGAGGTCGAGGTCTCCAAGATCCTTTTTGACTGCAATGTCAAGGCCAGCCTGCAGACCAATGCCGATATATTTTTCAGAGGGCGGGGAGGGGTCTGCGGGCACAATCACCCCGTCAGCCTGTGGCATTCAACCGGGCAGCCGGACGCCGGGGCTTCGCTTACCGGCGGTGGCGGCCTGCCATATTGTCACAGCCCCCGTGGACTTTATGAACTATGCAACCCGCCATCGGTTACCGATGACGATGCTGGCTGTTTGCCCGGCATCGCCACTTCTCCAGGGGCTACCCTGAAAGGCCCGCAGGGAGGGGCGGTATCCAATGGCGAGCCCCCAACTGCCGGCAATGTGACCTACCAGCCTATCTGGAACATGCTGGGCTTTGCTGATTCTATTAGTATGAAGACCGCTTACGGATTTTTGCCGGCCATTACCGATCCCACCACTGTATCCCCGACCGATTTTCAGGGCAAAGCCCTGGAATTTGATTGCGATGTCGACATATCAGCACTTAATTTGACGGCCAATCCTTCCGGAATATGGTGGCTCAAAAAAGGCTTTAAGGCCGCCGGGGGAAATAATGTATATTTCAAAGGCATATTCGTGGTCGAGGGCGGGATGCATATCTCCGGCCAATTCTGGGTTCTGGGGGCCATGGTCTGCAACGGGGATATCGTATTGGGCAACCCGAGCGGCGGTCCCAACCCGGTCAACTTGACCGGGCAAATAGATGTCCTTTATTCCAGCGAAGCCATTCAGGATGTTTTATCCCAAACCAGCTCATCGGCCGGTCTGAAGCAGCTTTCCTGGCGGGAAGTGAACATTCACTAA
- a CDS encoding RnfABCDGE type electron transport complex subunit D, translating into MFNVSLWPHIRTRFDWKQLGFRSFIALLPLAGFGLYLWGWGLASRLLLSLFLGLVWHIYALKKGRRKRSDLWFVNDAILICLLIPAGISLIIPAGLTAACGLLRTYVRDREYAYPLNFPLVLALLVLAGGDYFGGGSGLANLAGRGAVFSGRLYFISGWLPVGLTIMFSFLFLHRLYKWRILLAGLLMPLAFLYLQYRADGGLDIFQLSWTANLFLFSLGVLGADQMSTPARHWGQYWYGMLCGILIFLFSLKGLMLEGILFAPVIAGLATPLLDKIGGVAMRAAETFNLPVDPGV; encoded by the coding sequence ATGTTCAACGTATCGTTGTGGCCCCATATCCGCACCCGCTTTGACTGGAAGCAGCTGGGCTTCCGCAGTTTCATAGCCCTGCTGCCGCTGGCCGGGTTCGGCCTCTATCTGTGGGGCTGGGGCCTGGCCTCAAGGCTGTTGTTGTCCCTGTTCCTGGGGCTGGTCTGGCACATCTATGCTTTGAAAAAAGGCCGCCGGAAAAGATCGGATCTTTGGTTCGTCAACGACGCCATCCTGATCTGCCTGCTGATCCCGGCCGGCATCAGCCTGATAATTCCGGCCGGGCTGACGGCGGCCTGCGGCTTGCTGCGAACCTACGTCAGGGACCGGGAGTACGCCTATCCCCTGAACTTCCCCCTGGTGCTGGCGCTGCTGGTCCTGGCGGGGGGCGATTATTTCGGCGGGGGGTCAGGCCTGGCCAATCTCGCCGGGCGGGGGGCGGTTTTCAGCGGCCGGCTGTATTTCATCTCCGGCTGGCTGCCGGTGGGACTGACCATTATGTTCTCGTTTTTATTCCTCCACCGGCTTTACAAATGGAGGATATTGCTGGCCGGCCTGCTGATGCCCCTGGCTTTCCTCTATCTGCAATACCGGGCTGACGGGGGGCTGGATATATTTCAATTGTCCTGGACGGCCAACCTGTTCCTGTTCTCGCTGGGGGTGCTGGGAGCCGACCAGATGTCAACCCCGGCCCGGCACTGGGGGCAGTATTGGTACGGAATGCTCTGCGGCATTCTGATATTCCTGTTCTCCTTAAAGGGCCTGATGCTGGAGGGGATCCTTTTTGCTCCCGTCATCGCCGGGCTGGCCACGCCCCTGCTGGACAAGATTGGCGGGGTGGCTATGCGGGCGGCTGAAACATTCAACCTGCCCGTCGACCCCGGGGTTTGA
- a CDS encoding type II secretion system protein: protein MKNIVNKNFKRQGGMSMVELLVAITILAIGLLSIAGLVPMSMRTITNMRLKTRGVEYMQQQMEILKRTGFAGLPTSAGVGTVFTSAVINPSQDNQYRLWWRVTADVNGEIYIRQVTVLTTWGPSFRDTLHIESFFSR, encoded by the coding sequence ATGAAGAATATAGTTAATAAAAATTTTAAACGCCAGGGCGGAATGAGCATGGTCGAACTGCTGGTGGCCATTACAATTTTAGCGATTGGGTTGCTTTCAATTGCCGGGTTGGTGCCTATGTCCATGCGGACCATTACCAACATGCGGTTAAAAACCAGGGGTGTGGAATATATGCAACAGCAAATGGAAATCCTAAAGAGAACCGGTTTTGCTGGCCTTCCAACCTCGGCGGGAGTTGGAACTGTTTTCACCTCAGCGGTCATAAATCCATCCCAGGATAATCAATACCGCTTATGGTGGCGGGTCACTGCCGACGTCAATGGGGAGATATATATTCGCCAGGTAACGGTCCTTACCACCTGGGGCCCGTCGTTTCGCGATACTCTGCACATAGAAAGTTTCTTCAGCCGGTAA
- a CDS encoding regulatory protein RecX: MDINKARNYALRLLELRGRSVKDVRDKLKVKGASPGDIDLVIDDLLSLGLLDDEKFARDWIENRQHFRPTGVVRLRQELFAKGIDREIVDQAVREYKINSDEFPAALDLARRKMKLYRKLDSDTAKRRLAGFLARRGYEASIVSKVLKELLKENNSE, translated from the coding sequence ATGGATATAAACAAGGCCCGGAATTATGCCCTGCGGCTGCTGGAGCTACGCGGACGCTCGGTCAAAGACGTCAGGGACAAGCTTAAGGTAAAAGGCGCCTCCCCCGGGGATATCGATCTGGTGATAGACGACCTGCTGTCGCTGGGGCTGTTGGACGATGAGAAGTTCGCCCGGGACTGGATCGAGAACCGGCAGCACTTTCGGCCCACCGGCGTGGTCCGTTTGCGGCAGGAGCTCTTTGCCAAGGGGATAGACCGGGAGATAGTTGATCAGGCCGTCAGGGAGTATAAAATCAATTCGGATGAGTTCCCGGCGGCCCTGGATCTGGCCCGGAGAAAGATGAAGCTTTACCGCAAGCTTGATTCCGATACTGCCAAGCGGCGGCTGGCGGGGTTTCTGGCCCGCCGGGGGTACGAAGCCTCGATAGTCTCAAAAGTGCTGAAGGAACTGCTGAAGGAAAATAATTCAGAATGA